Proteins encoded by one window of Haliotis asinina isolate JCU_RB_2024 chromosome 6, JCU_Hal_asi_v2, whole genome shotgun sequence:
- the LOC137287798 gene encoding uncharacterized protein, whose protein sequence is MKLKTQLVCLQILLLLISLTPGYAITFYHYTNKAGADAIQRSGFIRQSKNPKYAHFGNGVYGTEMGPENGKVAIAKNNYRGGWKANLKRGRLDYAIKFELPSSKVATVSKDRDILLYKGDLSLKTNPYKVIRVQ, encoded by the exons ATGAAGTTGAAGACGCAGTTAGTCTGTCTGCAGATATTGCTTTTGCTGATATCCC TCACGCCTGGGTATGCCATAACATTCTACCACTACACGAACAAAGCAGGGGCAGATGCTATACAACGCAGTGGCTTCATACGACAGAGCAAAAACCCGAAATATGCACATTTTGGAAATG GAGTGTATGGTACAGAAATGGGCCCTGAAAACGGCAAGGTGGCAATCGCTAAAAACAATTATCGAGGAGGATGGAAGGCTAACTTGAAGAGGGGAAGACTGGATTATGCGATCAAGTTCGAATTACCCAGCTCCAAGGTGGCGACGGTATCCAAGGATCGTGATATTCTCCTTTACAAAGGCGATCTCTCACTCAAGACCAACCCCTATAAGGTTATACGTGTGCAATAG